Below is a window of Impatiens glandulifera chromosome 2, dImpGla2.1, whole genome shotgun sequence DNA.
aatggtgTTTTCTTTGTAATCTCTCTAGTTTgtaatattgaataattttataatacaaaatgtCTTAAGATCCATTAAAATTTGTTGATAGTTAATATATTGTTTGactattttattgaaaataaaatgtatattattggaattattttaagattgaggctattagaaatatatttaaaaaatatgcatatagaaataaaaaaatacaaaaattagtCCCTATTATGAAGagaattataaatgattttatcatATGTACCCTCATATTcacaaattatttgatttacaatttgagtaatttttagaaacatagaaataaaatttcaattaaatggaaaaaacataaaaaataatatgataaaagaaaaagggaagaaataaacaataaatgGTGTTTCCTTTGTAATCTCTTTCTAGATTACATAATAATTCTCCAGATTATAGAAAATGGTGATTTCATTGCTTCCTTCTTACTTCAGGGTTCAAGTTTTGAATTTTACGGGGGACAAGAAGAAGATAATCAATCCTCAGGTATTATAGTGTTGTATGAATCTCGCCTGTTTCAATTGTGCGTTATCTCTTTATACTTCGACGACTGATTGTCTGAATTCAGATAGAGATATAACTGATGCGACTTCATGGGTTTTATTGGCTTTTAGGAACTTAGAGATATAGAAATCAGTACTCTGCTGATCTCTGTTAGCTCTGTTATGGTTTGATTCTGTAGGAAAttttcatgatttatgttttgATAAGTGTTTCAATTAGGTTAAATTTTAGGGTTTTGATTTGCTTTCTCTTTAGTGGTTCCTTTAACTTGGATTCTATTTATTCTTGTGCTGCATTGTAACCCTTGACagatttttagttatttttgtaTGTGCAGCATTTTCATCTTTATACAAGGGCTGAAGCAGCAGTGATCCAGAAAAAGAAAGAGTGTTTAGTATGTCGATGGTATGTTCACCCTTTAACCTTGTGAAGATCGTTATTAAACTTGTCGCCATTCTAGACTGTTTTTCTTTATTGGAAATTCCATGAGAATTCTTTTGCATAACTGCTTTATTTGTGTCTGAGGTTTCTCAAAGATGCAGGGTTTCATGACCATATGGTCAACTGAACTCACATCAGTTATATGTTTGAAGAAGATTGAATTGGTTTTATAATTGTCGTTTGCATTTTTAGAGACAGAAACCCATTTCTACTTTTGGATGGTCAATTGTAGTTTATTGGTAGTTTAGTtagacactttttttttttcaattgccACTTGAGTAAAGAAATTGATGgaaaaatatacatatactTATGCCTGCTATTCAGATTAAATGATCCACATCTCTTTTCATGAAGTTGTATTATTGCTGGAATTCAATGCTTGGAAGAGTCTGCCATCTGCGTCATTTTTTACCTTTGACGTCCATTTGCGAATCGTTGACTTCTTATTGTAATTGTCAATCATGTTTATGCCTTTGTATGTCTCCTTGCCTTGTAGTCTCCCAAATTATGCAGTCGGTTAAGAgttcattttgaatttttgagCATTGCCATTAGTCTGTCTTGGTTAAAATGATGTGAAAAATGAAACTAAGAATGACCTATTTTAAGAAGTATTTGAGTTTTTGCCATTTTAACCTATTAAATTATACACTAAATTTTAACTGACTTCTGTGCTTTCATTCTCTCATTTTCATTAACTAAGTTACTTTAACAACAAAGTAATCATTCACAAACTTTCCTTCCTCTTTTGCTTGATATTCCCTTAAATCTATTGAATTTTCGCTCAACACATTTTTGAAGCCCCTTAGCCAAATTTAAGTTACTGAATTGTATACTAAACTTTTAGTTATCCATGTCCTTTTAATCTCACAAGTACAGTATTATGTTGGTTTTTATTTTCACTTGCAATATAAAATGATAAGCTATACAAACACAGACGTTTGAAATCAAagaagtatatataatatactagtTGGTAAAGAGCTTCATATGACACAATGATTATATGCAGATAGTCAACTTGCATGCTTAATTGGGTCCATGCTTAATTAAGACCTGAAAAAGAgtgtatttaaataatccacACTAGCATCACAATGGCATTAGTGATTACATAATTCATTGACTCACCTATGGAAAGTTGtagattgaaataatttttattggaaaatttaattatttgggcCTTGAAATATTAGGCTTTATCAATTGTGGAAACACGTGATTTGTTGAATCATTACCCACCTCAAGTGGTAAGAGTATCAAACGGACCTCCCCATAAGGTAATTTTAATGCGGCCAATTTCCTTTCTTTTGCAATAATTAAGAGGTTAATGTTCGATTCCCTCTTAAAGTACCTTGATTATCAATGGTGGAAACACATGATTTGTTGAATCATTACCCACCCAAGTAAGAGGCTAATGTTCGATTCCACTTAAAGCACCTTGATTAACAATTGTGGAAACACATTGTACCTTTTATAATTTGGATTGTGGTAACCCAAATGTTTTCCAAAGGTATCTATAGCCTTATTCTCACTAGCGTTGCAGACCCTAAGTCTGGAGCGTTACAAATTGTATCAAAGCCAACCTAGTGTGAACACAGTGAAATAGTGCCCCTCTTGAATCCCATGGAAAAAAATGACACCTTGGTCACTTATAGAATTCTAACCGGGAATGAGACCGAGACTATTAATGCAACAATGAGGACGCCACGTGTCTATGTTTGGGAGGTTGTGATGTCACACGTCGGGAAATCACGTAAAAATCTAAGCTCCTTATAAATGCTCAGGCTAATGGGATACTTCATTGGTACCTTTTAGGGCTTAGCTTCTCGTGGTATTTATAGCGTATATCCTCACAAATGCCATGGATCACGGGTTTGGGGTGTTACATAATTAATAGTCTTTTAACTATCTTCTTTATTAGTAGTTAAGATAATTATGTTAGTCTTTTAACTATCGTCTTTATTAGTATTTGATTAAGATTAGGTTTTAGTTCTATATTGACATTATTATTGATTCATGTGAACAAAGTTCATTTAGTTCTTGTCTCAAAATTTGTAGTCTTTCCCTTTCTCATTGAATTTTACAAACCCAATTTAGATAGTTGTCAATTTGTTTATCAATTACTGATATGCAAAATATGTAACCTTAATGTGTGTGTTTTTGGCAGCTGGCTCCTGGAGTACCATCTTTCATACATATCACCCAAAATGAATCTTTTGGCAGAAAGTAAGTCCCgaaacactatattttatagtttCCAATTATTTATGATATCTTAATTAGTAATGGGATTTTGGTTAAACTTTGAAGTTGTTTGGGCATCTCATACTTGATGAAGTGGAATATCACCTTCTATgctattcattttttttcttctaaagaACGTGTTTCCTGTTTACACATAATTACTGTCAAAGAAAATGCTATCATGTGAATGAGTTGCAAAGCAAAGACATCTCTTGATGTATGTTCAATTGCTAATTTTGTGAGTAGCAAAAATTTAAAACTCCACGTCGAAAGATGACATTTAATTTATACTCTTACATGATATTAATTTATACGATTGGTCTTGGATAGACAGTTCAAGGTCTTTTTGATACTATTTGCATGTGAATTATGCTTTGATATTTATTTCAAGATGGATAAATTGTTTCCATGTGCATTTTTCATTAGAAATCCAACTCACCTTTCTTCTTTAAGTATAACACTTCTCTATGTAATGTTCAGGAACAAGAAGCTGATGAAAGAAGAGGATATCATTGTCTGTGACTGCAAATGGGATGCAAATCTTCCAGATAGTGCATGTGGGGAGAGATGCCTTAATGTTCTGCTAAGTGTTGAATGCACACCTGGCTATTGTCCTTGTGGTGACATGTGCCAAAATCAGGTAAGGGAAAGAGGCTTGGCCTAAGATTTACTACCTTTAGGTCTTCGGCTCAATTCACATTCAAAGCACCAGATTCAAGTGGTAGGTCATTGTGATAGGTTGCTGTGCTAGCCTCCTGTAGGAATTAGTCGAGTTGTGCGAAAACTCGCCTAGACAccctagttaaaaaaatatatatatactgtcAGAATGTTCATTTTCTATTTGATTTCAATGTAATAATGGTTGCGAAAAGTGAGAGATATCACATAACTAGAAAATAATACTCCATTCACTAAGTTTCATGGTTTCTCTGTGcagaaatttcaaaaatttcacTATTCCAAGACAAAGTTATTCCAAACTGAAGACCGCGGCTGGGGTCTGTTGGCTGATGAAAATATTAAggtaataataactttttttcctTGTTAGTTTTTTGTCCTCTTCCAGAGCCTTTACCTTTAATGATGATTATTGCTAAAACTTCTCAATATTAGACTATTAGTTGGAGCTTCATGCATATTTTGTTTGCCTCACTAGTGATCTATTTGTAACATGTCAATGCTCATTTGTggattattttcttttgaatcaATTAGTCCGGACAATTAATAATCGAATACTGCGGGGAAATTATATCATCTGATGAAGCAAAGCTAAGATCGGAATCCTATGAAGCTAAAGGTTTGATATTAATTATGAGATGTCTATATTGATAAAATGCCCAAGTACTAATTTCTCCATGTATATTGATTAAATGGCACAGGTCTCAAAGATGCATACATCATCTCACTTAATGCCAACTTCTATATTGATGCCACCAAAAAAGGAAGTCTTGGCAGGTTTATAAATCACTCCTGGTGAGtttctcatatttaattaaaatgtcattttgagaaataaaaCATGTCGGTTGTGAACACACTTCACGTTTATGCctttaatgatataaaaatgaCCTTTTAccaaaagaataaataaaacataaaatagtGCTGAGGTTCATGTTTTTTACCTTTATGCAGTGAACCTAACTGTGAGACGAGGAAGTGGACAGTTCTAGGAGAAGTAAGAGTTGGTATTTTCTCGAAGGAAGATATAAGCATTGGTACTGAACTTGCTTATGACTATAATTTTGAATGGTATGGCGGTGAAAACGTAAGATGTTTGTGTGGTGCAACCCACTGTTCAAAATTTCTTGGGGCAAAATCTGCTGGTTTCTTGGTGAGTTTTATTTGTGTCATACTTAAAAAAGTAAACTTGTGTGTTAATACATCTCTGTGTTTTTAGTGGGTCATCTTTTGGATTCATCTTTCTTACTCCTTGAAGCTTACTTAATTTGGAAATTGATCCTGTATTTCTTTCAACAGGAGTACAACCATGTATGGGAAGAAGGTGACGATAGGTACTCACTTGCTTATgcttttttggaaaaatttccCCATTTGTATACTTATCTTATATTTGTTGAAGCTTAATTCACATGGGCAGTTTATTCCCTGGATTTGTATAGTAAAAAAGTTAATATGTCCATCCTATATTTGCTTATGGTGCCTCTATTTGGCTTGTCTTTCATTTATCTTAATTCGGTTATCCGAGTGCAGATACACTGTTGAAGAAGTACCCTTGTATGATTCAGCCGAGGATGAGAAACCATATATCCTGGACGCTCCAAACTCCTCTAAGAGTGAACCCATGTCAGATGTGAAGAATGATAGCAATGTGAAATTGAATTATGTACCCTTGGATACTGATTCAGTTTCAAAAGCTACAGAAGCTTCGAGCGGAGTGAAATCTGAACCGACAAATGCTTACACCTTCAATGCACAAggtaaaacttatttttttagtcGGAATAATGTCACTGATAAATCGCATCTGAAATGTGTATGtccaaattataaatttgaatcaGGCCATGCTCCTAAAAGAAGAGCACAACAACAAAAGGTGAAAAGTAAATCTAAAGGTTCTGGTGCAAATCAAGTTGATGCTAAACGCATTGCCATGATGTTTGCATCAAAGAAAGCTCAGGAAGAAGTCTTGAAGTGTGAGGTATACTTTTTTATTACTGTTAGGGAGAGAATTAAGTACTAAAAATGTGAATATGAAGTAATGAATGAGAGCTGTATCCTCTATTGTCCACTTTTAATGAGTAATATTTGGACATATGATTCAGGAAACAAGAATTGAAGCTGATTCTAAGCTGAACTCTGTTTACGACGAGATTCGTCCAGCCATCGAAAAACACAACAAAGACAACCAAGATAGGGTGGATAGCAGCATGGCCAAAAAGTGGATAGAAGCGAGCTGCGCCAAAATGAAAGCTGATCTCAACTTGCATTTCTCCATTGTGAAGAATGCAATACTCAACCCTCCAAGGGCACATGC
It encodes the following:
- the LOC124925780 gene encoding histone-lysine N-methyltransferase ASHH1-like isoform X1 — translated: MSMLAPGVPSFIHITQNESFGRKNKKLMKEEDIIVCDCKWDANLPDSACGERCLNVLLSVECTPGYCPCGDMCQNQKFQKFHYSKTKLFQTEDRGWGLLADENIKSGQLIIEYCGEIISSDEAKLRSESYEAKGLKDAYIISLNANFYIDATKKGSLGRFINHSCEPNCETRKWTVLGEVRVGIFSKEDISIGTELAYDYNFEWYGGENVRCLCGATHCSKFLGAKSAGFLEYNHVWEEGDDRYTVEEVPLYDSAEDEKPYILDAPNSSKSEPMSDVKNDSNVKLNYVPLDTDSVSKATEASSGVKSEPTNAYTFNAQGKTYFFSRNNVTDKSHLKCVCPNYKFESGHAPKRRAQQQKVKSKSKGSGANQVDAKRIAMMFASKKAQEEVLKCEETRIEADSKLNSVYDEIRPAIEKHNKDNQDRVDSSMAKKWIEASCAKMKADLNLHFSIVKNAILNPPRAHAKDISQGEPKPANDSSL
- the LOC124925780 gene encoding histone-lysine N-methyltransferase ASHH1-like isoform X2, yielding MSMLAPGVPSFIHITQNESFGRKNKKLMKEEDIIVCDCKWDANLPDSACGERCLNVLLSVECTPGYCPCGDMCQNQKFQKFHYSKTKLFQTEDRGWGLLADENIKSGQLIIEYCGEIISSDEAKLRSESYEAKGLKDAYIISLNANFYIDATKKGSLGRFINHSCEPNCETRKWTVLGEVRVGIFSKEDISIGTELAYDYNFEWYGGENVRCLCGATHCSKFLGAKSAGFLEYNHVWEEGDDRYTVEEVPLYDSAEDEKPYILDAPNSSKSEPMSDVKNDSNVKLNYVPLDTDSVSKATEASSGVKSEPTNAYTFNAQGHAPKRRAQQQKVKSKSKGSGANQVDAKRIAMMFASKKAQEEVLKCEETRIEADSKLNSVYDEIRPAIEKHNKDNQDRVDSSMAKKWIEASCAKMKADLNLHFSIVKNAILNPPRAHAKDISQGEPKPANDSSL